One region of Demequina sp. TMPB413 genomic DNA includes:
- the lysA gene encoding diaminopimelate decarboxylase, with translation MPVWSSTVARTGDGALTVGGLDVRSLAAEHGTPLYVVDEADFRARARAFREHFGAAFARHGAQCDVFYASKALLTSQIAAWVLDEGLGVDVASGGELELALRGGVPGERITFHGNNKSDAELTRALEAGVGRIVVDSFTEIEVLGALAEAAGALAPVLVRVTTGVHAGGHEYIATSHEDQKFGLSLATGAAFEALRAVHASPHLELRGIHTHIGSQILSIDSFKESAERMLRLRADFAAETGYEMPEVDLGGGYAIAYTPESEAMDVEKASLEIADVVAQGVDAAGGGWPHISIEPGRAIAGPAGMTVYTVGVTKDVALDGGGTRHYVAVDGGMSDNMRTITYGAEYTAALASRASDAPAVLSRVVGKHCESGDIVVRDVDLPADIARGDLLAVPATGAYGRVMASNYNSILRPAVVAVRDGQSRVLIRRDTLEDLLGWDVAP, from the coding sequence GTGCCTGTCTGGTCCTCAACCGTCGCGCGCACGGGAGACGGTGCGCTCACCGTGGGCGGCCTCGACGTGCGCTCGCTCGCCGCCGAGCACGGCACGCCTTTGTATGTGGTGGACGAGGCAGACTTCCGCGCGAGGGCACGTGCCTTCCGCGAGCACTTCGGTGCCGCCTTTGCCAGGCACGGCGCACAGTGCGACGTGTTCTACGCGTCGAAGGCGCTGCTGACTTCACAGATCGCAGCCTGGGTGCTCGACGAGGGCCTTGGCGTCGATGTCGCCAGCGGGGGAGAGCTTGAACTCGCGCTGCGCGGCGGAGTGCCTGGCGAGCGGATCACGTTTCACGGCAACAACAAGTCCGACGCCGAACTCACCCGCGCGCTCGAGGCGGGCGTCGGCCGCATCGTGGTGGACTCATTCACCGAGATCGAGGTGCTGGGCGCGCTCGCGGAGGCGGCGGGCGCCCTCGCTCCCGTGCTGGTGCGCGTGACGACAGGAGTGCATGCCGGCGGCCACGAGTACATCGCCACCTCGCACGAGGACCAGAAATTTGGACTGTCGCTCGCCACCGGCGCAGCATTCGAGGCGCTGCGCGCAGTTCACGCCTCGCCCCACCTCGAGTTGCGCGGCATTCACACCCACATCGGCAGCCAGATTCTGTCGATCGACTCGTTCAAGGAATCGGCCGAGCGGATGTTGCGCCTGCGCGCCGACTTCGCGGCCGAGACGGGCTACGAGATGCCCGAGGTTGACCTGGGCGGCGGCTATGCGATCGCCTACACCCCCGAGTCAGAGGCCATGGACGTCGAGAAGGCCTCCCTTGAGATCGCCGACGTCGTGGCGCAGGGCGTCGACGCCGCAGGCGGCGGCTGGCCCCACATCTCGATCGAACCCGGCCGCGCGATTGCCGGGCCCGCCGGGATGACTGTCTACACCGTCGGCGTCACCAAGGACGTGGCTCTCGACGGGGGCGGGACGCGGCACTATGTGGCCGTCGACGGCGGGATGAGCGACAACATGCGCACCATCACGTATGGAGCGGAGTACACGGCGGCGCTCGCGTCTCGCGCTTCGGATGCGCCGGCCGTGCTGTCGCGAGTGGTGGGCAAGCACTGCGAGAGCGGCGACATCGTGGTGCGCGACGTGGATTTGCCCGCCGATATCGCCCGCGGCGACCTGCTCGCCGTTCCCGCAACGGGCGCCTACGGGCGGGTCATGGCATCGAATTACAACTCGATTTTGAGGCCGGCGGTGGTGGCGGTGAGGGACGGTCAATCACGCGTGCTGATCAGGCGCGACACCCTCGAAGACCTGCTGGGCTGGGACGTCGCGCCCTAG
- a CDS encoding homoserine dehydrogenase, with protein MSEPAKPVKIALFGPGTVGTQVVRLLKENLGDLEQRVGAPIEITGIYVRDTSAPRDPVIDPALLTSDAHGLIDTADLVVELMGGIEPAKSYLLESIGAGAAVVTANKALLAAHGPELFEAADAANVDLYFEAAVAGAIPIIRPVRESLAGDHVKRILGIVNGTTNYVLDEMTTRALDYDVAVKQAQDLGYAEADPTADVEGHDAAAKAAILASLAFHQRVHLNDVYCEGISAITAADVAAATESGHVIKLLAIAERTADGVSVKVHPALVPLSHPLAGVHGAFNAVFVEAEAAGELMFYGQGAGGTPTASAVLGDIVSAARHIAQGGRGPRESHYADLPVLPIEASSSRFQLRMTVHDEPGVLAGIASTLAQRSVSIEAVRQKAAGADTGLATIIISTHRAPEAEVAKVLESLRSSEAVAEIRSVLRIEGE; from the coding sequence GTGTCTGAGCCTGCGAAGCCCGTCAAGATTGCCCTGTTTGGCCCCGGAACCGTCGGTACCCAAGTGGTGCGGTTGCTGAAGGAGAACCTCGGCGATCTGGAACAACGCGTCGGCGCGCCCATCGAGATCACGGGCATCTACGTGCGCGACACGTCCGCACCTCGCGACCCGGTGATCGATCCCGCGCTGCTGACGTCCGATGCGCACGGGCTCATCGACACGGCGGACCTGGTGGTCGAACTCATGGGTGGCATCGAGCCGGCCAAGAGCTACCTTCTCGAGTCGATCGGCGCGGGCGCGGCGGTGGTGACGGCCAATAAGGCGCTCCTGGCAGCTCACGGACCCGAGCTCTTCGAGGCCGCCGATGCCGCCAACGTTGACCTCTATTTCGAAGCCGCCGTCGCCGGAGCGATCCCGATCATCCGGCCGGTGCGCGAATCGCTCGCTGGCGACCATGTGAAGCGCATCCTTGGCATCGTCAACGGCACCACCAACTACGTTCTCGACGAGATGACCACCAGGGCGCTCGACTACGACGTTGCCGTGAAGCAGGCTCAAGACCTCGGTTACGCGGAGGCAGATCCCACCGCCGACGTCGAGGGTCACGACGCTGCGGCCAAGGCCGCCATCTTGGCTTCGCTCGCTTTCCACCAGCGCGTCCACCTCAACGATGTGTACTGCGAGGGCATCTCGGCCATTACAGCGGCCGACGTTGCGGCGGCTACCGAATCGGGCCACGTGATCAAGTTGCTGGCTATCGCCGAGCGCACGGCCGACGGCGTATCGGTCAAGGTGCACCCAGCGCTCGTGCCCCTCAGTCACCCGCTTGCGGGCGTGCACGGGGCCTTCAACGCCGTGTTTGTCGAGGCAGAGGCCGCAGGCGAGCTGATGTTCTACGGCCAGGGCGCGGGAGGCACTCCCACAGCGTCGGCCGTTTTGGGAGACATCGTCTCCGCCGCACGCCACATCGCGCAGGGAGGCAGAGGGCCGCGCGAGTCTCACTACGCGGATCTCCCCGTGCTGCCCATCGAGGCCTCGTCGTCGCGGTTCCAGTTGCGCATGACAGTGCACGACGAGCCGGGTGTGCTCGCGGGCATCGCCTCGACCCTTGCACAACGCTCGGTGTCGATCGAGGCCGTGCGTCAGAAGGCCGCTGGGGCCGACACCGGCCTGGCCACCATCATCATCTCTACGCATCGGGCGCCAGAGGCAGAGGTCGCCAAGGTGCTCGAGTCGTTGAGAAGTTCAGAGGCCGTTGCGGAGATCCGTTCCGTCCTCAGAATCGAAGGGGAGTAG
- the thrB gene encoding homoserine kinase, with amino-acid sequence MRYAADHVRVRVPATAGNLGPGFDALGMALGVTDEVEVWALGARTVEIEIEGEGSDSLSRDESHLIVRAIREAADAVGASHTGLRIVARNSIPHGRGLGSSAAAVVAGIAAMRGLIAEPELLGPEQMLRLATQFEGHPDNAAPAIYGGATAAWQDADGAHAVPLTVAPGIESAVLIPQSILPTKQARAVLPESVPHADAAFNVGRAALLVAALTGAPERLLAATEDRLHQDYRATILPAAAAMVRTLREQGLAAVVSGAGPSVLVLGQNLRAAGLETGPLEWAEGVGDDHWRCVHTAAPVAGVTVDRL; translated from the coding sequence ATGCGCTACGCCGCCGACCACGTCCGCGTGAGAGTGCCAGCGACGGCAGGCAACCTTGGCCCAGGCTTCGACGCGCTGGGCATGGCTCTTGGCGTGACTGACGAGGTCGAGGTGTGGGCGCTCGGCGCTCGCACCGTCGAGATCGAGATCGAGGGCGAGGGCTCCGACAGCCTTTCGCGGGACGAGTCGCACCTGATCGTTCGCGCCATCAGAGAAGCGGCCGACGCCGTGGGAGCCTCGCACACAGGCTTGCGGATCGTTGCACGCAACTCCATCCCTCACGGCAGGGGGCTGGGGTCTTCTGCCGCGGCGGTGGTGGCGGGAATTGCAGCGATGCGCGGGCTGATCGCCGAGCCTGAGTTGCTGGGTCCAGAGCAGATGCTGCGCTTGGCTACCCAATTCGAGGGCCACCCAGACAACGCTGCGCCAGCCATCTACGGCGGGGCAACGGCCGCGTGGCAAGACGCCGATGGCGCTCACGCGGTGCCGCTCACCGTCGCACCAGGGATCGAATCCGCGGTGCTCATCCCTCAGTCGATTCTTCCCACCAAGCAGGCACGCGCCGTGTTGCCCGAGTCTGTCCCGCACGCCGACGCCGCCTTCAACGTCGGCCGCGCCGCGCTCCTGGTTGCCGCGCTCACCGGGGCACCGGAACGCCTGCTCGCGGCGACGGAGGATCGCCTTCACCAGGACTACCGCGCCACCATCCTGCCGGCGGCAGCCGCGATGGTGAGGACGCTTCGCGAGCAGGGACTTGCGGCGGTCGTGTCGGGGGCGGGTCCGTCCGTGCTGGTACTCGGCCAGAATCTGCGCGCCGCTGGTCTCGAAACGGGACCGCTGGAATGGGCAGAAGGCGTCGGCGACGACCACTGGCGTTGCGTACATACCGCGGCACCGGTGGCGGGCGTGACGGTGGATCGGCTGTAG
- a CDS encoding NmrA family NAD(P)-binding protein — protein sequence MTTYAVTGASGSFGRLAIEALIARGVAPIDIVAIARTTDKVSDLATQGVVVRHGDYDEEASLDTALAGVDRLLLVSSNEFGKRAEQHATVIAAAERAGVSHIAYTSILGAPTTSNPIAGEHVATEAALAQSSIPTTLLRNSWYFENYTVQIGQYSASGVILGATQNAPISAATRADYADAAAVALIAAEAGAVYELGGPTFTLTELAAAVSSATGAAVEHRDMTVPELASAFESFGMEAGMASTFAGVDGSIARGELFTDSGDLETLMGRKPESLAAAVAQATH from the coding sequence ATGACCACCTACGCCGTGACCGGAGCCAGTGGAAGCTTTGGCCGCCTCGCCATCGAGGCCCTGATTGCCCGCGGTGTCGCGCCCATCGACATCGTCGCGATCGCGCGCACCACCGACAAGGTGTCCGACCTTGCCACCCAGGGCGTCGTCGTGCGTCACGGCGACTACGACGAAGAAGCCTCGCTCGACACCGCGCTCGCCGGAGTTGACCGTCTGCTGCTCGTGTCCAGCAACGAGTTCGGCAAGCGCGCCGAGCAGCACGCCACCGTCATCGCGGCCGCCGAGCGTGCGGGAGTGAGTCACATCGCTTACACGAGCATTCTCGGTGCGCCGACGACGTCCAACCCCATCGCGGGCGAGCACGTGGCGACGGAAGCCGCGCTCGCCCAGTCGAGCATTCCCACGACGCTCCTGCGCAACTCCTGGTACTTCGAGAACTACACGGTCCAGATCGGCCAATACAGCGCGTCGGGAGTCATTCTGGGCGCCACGCAGAACGCGCCGATCTCCGCGGCGACCCGTGCCGACTATGCCGACGCCGCCGCCGTCGCACTCATCGCGGCCGAGGCAGGCGCCGTCTACGAGTTAGGCGGCCCCACCTTCACGCTTACCGAACTCGCGGCTGCGGTCTCGTCGGCCACGGGGGCGGCGGTTGAGCACCGCGACATGACTGTCCCAGAGCTCGCCTCCGCCTTCGAGAGCTTCGGCATGGAAGCTGGCATGGCCAGCACCTTCGCCGGGGTCGATGGGTCGATCGCGAGGGGCGAGCTCTTCACCGACTCGGGCGACCTCGAGACCCTGATGGGCCGCAAGCCCGAATCGCTCGCCGCCGCGGTGGCCCAGGCGACCCACTAG
- a CDS encoding DUF817 domain-containing protein, with protein MSERRVFARERWTPRRVLTFATRFAWLQLHSLVFAAVIFAAIAVTSVVSLPIPRYDALLIIGVALTLGLWWAGWESGREVAVICAFHVLGLTMEIFKVRAGSWSYPEEAFTKVAGVPLYAGFMYAAVGSYIVQAWRRLELRVTHYRPVPLTLLAVAAYLNFFTHHWIWDLRWLIAALFVVEMRRTMVHFTVATHRYFMPLAAAFVAIGFALWIAENAATFLGAWQYPNQSEIWEAVHVGKFGSWSLLVSLSFVLVATIKRFEGELYGVRGQRPAVEVDAD; from the coding sequence GTGTCGGAGCGCCGTGTCTTTGCTCGCGAGCGGTGGACTCCCCGCCGCGTCTTGACGTTCGCAACCCGCTTCGCTTGGCTCCAACTCCACTCGCTCGTGTTCGCGGCGGTGATCTTTGCCGCTATTGCCGTCACCAGCGTCGTCTCACTACCCATCCCCCGGTACGACGCGCTCCTGATCATCGGCGTGGCCCTCACCTTGGGACTGTGGTGGGCAGGCTGGGAGTCAGGCCGCGAGGTGGCGGTGATCTGCGCCTTTCACGTGCTGGGCCTCACCATGGAGATCTTCAAGGTGCGTGCAGGGTCGTGGAGTTATCCGGAAGAGGCGTTCACGAAGGTGGCAGGGGTGCCGCTCTACGCGGGCTTCATGTATGCCGCTGTCGGCTCGTACATCGTGCAGGCATGGCGCAGGCTGGAACTCCGCGTGACGCATTACCGACCGGTGCCGCTCACGCTGCTGGCGGTGGCCGCCTACCTCAACTTCTTCACGCACCACTGGATATGGGATCTGCGGTGGCTCATCGCCGCGCTGTTCGTCGTGGAGATGCGTCGCACCATGGTGCATTTCACCGTGGCGACTCACCGCTACTTCATGCCCCTGGCCGCCGCGTTCGTGGCGATCGGCTTCGCGCTGTGGATCGCGGAGAACGCCGCGACGTTCTTGGGTGCGTGGCAGTACCCCAACCAGTCCGAGATTTGGGAGGCGGTGCACGTGGGCAAGTTCGGCTCGTGGTCGCTTCTGGTCTCTCTCAGCTTTGTGCTCGTGGCGACCATCAAGCGCTTCGAGGGCGAGCTGTATGGCGTCAGAGGGCAACGCCCGGCGGTTGAGGTTGACGCCGACTAG
- a CDS encoding trimeric intracellular cation channel family protein, with amino-acid sequence MPLPDVLELPLAINLLAVFFGALGGALRAGEEEHTDLVGVFTLAAAMGFGGGLVRDLLLGNLPPAAFRDPSYLAVAAGAAGLGMLFLYYLRKLGPVLWPIDTIVIGLFACVGTNAALIADLDLLPAIIIGTIASVGGLILSDVLQGRPSSIMYVGPPNAVAGMAGAAAYALLYTGTRPLISTGIAVVATVLVRLTGPLFHMTVPQPRKRAYDLRVKRRESNRLMTRKRRTSNPSADPVE; translated from the coding sequence GTGCCACTTCCCGACGTCCTCGAACTGCCGCTCGCCATCAACCTGCTCGCGGTGTTCTTTGGCGCACTTGGCGGAGCGCTGCGCGCAGGCGAGGAAGAACACACCGACCTCGTCGGTGTGTTCACGCTCGCCGCCGCCATGGGCTTTGGCGGTGGGCTCGTACGCGACCTGCTACTGGGCAACCTTCCACCAGCGGCCTTCCGCGACCCCTCGTACCTCGCGGTCGCCGCTGGGGCGGCCGGGCTCGGCATGCTGTTCCTGTACTACTTGCGCAAACTCGGGCCAGTGCTGTGGCCCATCGACACGATCGTCATCGGCCTGTTCGCCTGCGTCGGTACGAACGCGGCGCTTATCGCTGACCTCGACCTGCTACCCGCCATCATCATCGGCACCATCGCCTCCGTTGGTGGCCTCATCCTGTCCGACGTCCTGCAGGGAAGGCCGTCCTCGATCATGTACGTGGGACCGCCGAACGCCGTGGCAGGCATGGCTGGAGCCGCCGCCTACGCGTTGCTCTACACGGGGACGCGACCTCTGATCTCCACTGGCATCGCCGTCGTCGCGACCGTGCTCGTGCGGCTCACGGGGCCCCTCTTCCACATGACCGTCCCGCAGCCGCGCAAGCGCGCCTACGACCTCAGGGTCAAGCGACGCGAGAGCAACAGGCTGATGACGCGCAAGCGCCGGACCAGCAACCCCAGCGCTGACCCCGTCGAGTAG
- the argS gene encoding arginine--tRNA ligase, producing MTPEELSATIAVCIEEGIAAGDIALSNEDVVDVRVERPKVREHGDWSTNVAMQLAKKAGMNPRAFAELVAARLVTVDGIDAAEVAGPGFLNIRLSAGAAGELARSIVHAGEDYGRGESFAGVHVNVEFVSANPTGPIHLGGTRWAAVGDSLSRLLEFHGAEVTREYYFNDHGVQIDRFAQSLLAAILGEDAPEDGYGGEYIQEIANRVLQDAMEVGEDDPLELPRAEAQEFFRSRGVHLMFDQIKESLHDFGVDFDVYFHEDSLHKSGKVERALEQLKKSGSLYESEGAWWLRSSEFGDEKDRVVIKSDGQAAYIAGDIAYIRDKHERGAQLCIYLLGADHHGYIARLKAGAAALGYNPDSVEVIIGQMVNLVKDGAPVRMSKRAGTVVTMEDLVDVVGVDAARYALTRSSADATLDVDLDLLASATNANPVFYVQYAHARSAGVARNAAEYGFSREEGFDASLLTHESEAALLGVLGEFPRVVAQAVDFREQHRVARYLERLAAVFNQWYDRTRVTPQGDEPITDLHRTRLWLNDATGQVLRNGLGLLGVGAPERM from the coding sequence GTGACTCCAGAAGAGCTTTCCGCAACCATCGCCGTCTGTATCGAAGAGGGCATCGCCGCCGGCGACATCGCCCTGAGCAATGAGGACGTGGTGGACGTTCGCGTCGAGCGACCCAAGGTGCGAGAGCACGGAGACTGGTCAACCAACGTGGCGATGCAACTCGCCAAGAAGGCGGGCATGAACCCTCGCGCCTTCGCAGAGCTAGTCGCGGCGAGGCTCGTCACCGTCGACGGCATCGACGCCGCCGAGGTTGCTGGCCCAGGCTTCCTCAATATTCGCCTCTCGGCTGGCGCGGCAGGCGAACTCGCGCGCTCTATCGTCCACGCGGGCGAAGACTACGGGCGAGGCGAGTCGTTCGCGGGAGTGCACGTCAACGTCGAGTTCGTCTCGGCCAACCCGACCGGCCCCATCCACCTGGGCGGCACCAGGTGGGCCGCCGTCGGCGATTCTCTGAGCCGTTTGCTGGAGTTCCACGGCGCGGAGGTGACGCGCGAGTACTACTTCAACGATCACGGCGTGCAGATTGACCGCTTCGCTCAGTCGCTCCTTGCCGCGATCCTTGGCGAGGATGCTCCAGAGGACGGATACGGCGGGGAATACATCCAAGAGATTGCGAACAGGGTGCTTCAAGACGCCATGGAGGTCGGGGAGGACGATCCCCTCGAGTTGCCAAGAGCCGAGGCGCAAGAGTTCTTCAGGTCTCGCGGTGTCCACCTCATGTTTGATCAGATCAAGGAGTCGCTGCACGACTTCGGCGTCGACTTTGACGTGTACTTCCACGAGGACTCGCTGCACAAGTCAGGCAAGGTGGAGCGAGCTCTCGAGCAGCTCAAGAAGTCCGGCTCCCTCTACGAGTCGGAGGGCGCCTGGTGGCTACGGTCCAGCGAGTTCGGTGACGAGAAGGACCGCGTGGTCATCAAGTCGGACGGGCAGGCCGCGTACATCGCCGGCGACATCGCGTACATCCGCGACAAGCACGAGCGCGGTGCTCAGTTGTGCATCTACCTCTTGGGCGCCGACCACCACGGCTACATCGCCCGCCTCAAGGCAGGCGCCGCAGCGCTTGGCTACAACCCCGACTCGGTCGAGGTCATCATCGGACAGATGGTGAACCTCGTGAAGGACGGCGCTCCCGTGCGCATGTCGAAGCGTGCTGGCACCGTTGTCACGATGGAGGACCTGGTGGACGTGGTGGGGGTCGACGCCGCCAGGTACGCGCTGACGCGCTCCAGCGCAGACGCCACTCTTGACGTTGACCTCGACCTGCTCGCCTCCGCGACCAACGCCAACCCCGTGTTCTACGTGCAATACGCTCACGCGCGCTCTGCTGGCGTGGCCCGCAACGCCGCCGAGTATGGCTTCAGCAGGGAAGAGGGCTTCGACGCTTCGCTCCTGACCCACGAGAGCGAGGCCGCACTGCTGGGCGTGCTCGGCGAGTTCCCGCGCGTCGTCGCCCAGGCCGTTGACTTCAGAGAGCAGCACAGGGTTGCCCGCTACCTCGAGCGCCTCGCCGCCGTGTTCAACCAGTGGTACGACCGCACCCGCGTCACCCCACAGGGTGACGAGCCGATCACTGATCTTCACCGCACGCGCCTGTGGCTCAATGACGCCACTGGCCAGGTGCTCCGCAACGGACTCGGGCTGCTCGGGGTCGGCGCGCCCGAGAGGATGTAG
- the thrC gene encoding threonine synthase, with protein MAHVWSGIIREYLDHLPFDEGDRIVSLGEGGTPLIYAEKISSEVGAEVLVKYEGMNPTGSFKDRGMTSAITQVVKDGDHTVVCASTGNTSASAAAYAANAGLRCVVMIPQGKIAAGKMAQAIVHGADLVQVDGNFDECLDIVRELSENYPIALVNSVNPYRLQGQKTAAFEIVDQLGQAPDIHMLPVGNAGNISAYWMGFKEYAQAGLAAHTPKIWGVQAAGAAPFVAGHPIKDPETVATAIRIGKPASWDLAIAARDESGGWIRAVTDEQILSAQARLANEVGVFVEPASAAPIAGLLAAAAAGEVPRGATITCTVTGNGLKDTATALGDRTVEPTVIPVDVEAAASALGL; from the coding sequence GTGGCTCACGTGTGGAGCGGCATCATCCGCGAGTATCTCGACCACCTGCCTTTCGATGAGGGCGACCGCATTGTGTCCCTTGGCGAGGGCGGCACTCCGCTGATCTATGCGGAGAAGATCTCCTCCGAGGTGGGCGCCGAGGTGCTCGTGAAGTACGAGGGCATGAACCCCACCGGATCCTTCAAGGACCGCGGCATGACCTCGGCCATCACCCAAGTGGTCAAGGACGGCGACCACACCGTCGTGTGTGCTTCGACGGGAAACACCTCCGCATCGGCGGCCGCCTACGCCGCGAACGCAGGGCTGCGCTGCGTCGTGATGATCCCGCAAGGCAAGATCGCGGCAGGCAAGATGGCGCAGGCGATCGTTCACGGCGCCGACCTAGTGCAGGTTGACGGCAACTTTGACGAGTGCCTCGACATCGTGCGAGAACTGAGCGAGAACTACCCGATCGCGCTCGTCAACTCGGTCAACCCCTACCGCCTCCAGGGCCAGAAGACGGCGGCGTTCGAGATTGTCGACCAGTTGGGTCAGGCCCCCGACATCCACATGCTTCCCGTGGGCAACGCTGGCAACATCTCGGCGTACTGGATGGGTTTCAAGGAGTACGCACAGGCAGGCCTGGCCGCGCACACGCCAAAGATCTGGGGAGTGCAAGCTGCAGGCGCCGCGCCCTTCGTGGCCGGACACCCCATCAAGGACCCTGAGACGGTCGCCACCGCGATCCGCATCGGCAAGCCTGCCTCATGGGACCTGGCGATCGCGGCCCGCGACGAGTCGGGTGGGTGGATTCGCGCCGTCACCGACGAGCAGATCCTTTCCGCTCAGGCGCGACTGGCGAACGAGGTGGGCGTCTTTGTTGAGCCTGCCTCTGCGGCTCCGATCGCAGGCTTGCTCGCGGCGGCAGCCGCGGGAGAGGTGCCCCGAGGTGCCACCATCACGTGCACCGTGACCGGCAATGGCCTCAAGGACACGGCGACCGCCCTCGGTGACCGCACCGTCGAGCCCACGGTCATCCCCGTTGACGTTGAGGCGGCGGCCTCGGCATTGGGGCTGTAG
- a CDS encoding MBL fold metallo-hydrolase encodes MSNDVTLTLVGGPTVLMRYAGLTIVTDPTFDPPGPHGSGLTKTEGPAIPADALGAVDLALVSHDHHPDNLDDAGLAVARAATLALTTAKGGKRVQGLEGMKPGDERVVSGETEVTVTAVHAQHGPRALASVLGPVIGFVVRADGWPTVYFSGDNSSVAVAGRIASEHPDVGVALLCMGSAKVTSRGTAPLTLDAARAARVAALWPSATIVPIHVDGWAHFTQLRADTAAELERRGLGARTVNLAPGVATEVSA; translated from the coding sequence ATGTCGAATGATGTCACCCTGACCCTGGTGGGCGGCCCCACCGTCCTCATGCGCTACGCAGGCCTCACCATCGTGACGGACCCCACCTTTGACCCGCCCGGCCCTCACGGGAGCGGCCTCACCAAGACGGAGGGGCCGGCGATTCCCGCCGACGCCCTTGGCGCCGTCGACCTTGCGCTCGTCTCGCACGACCACCACCCCGACAATCTGGACGACGCGGGCCTGGCTGTGGCGCGCGCGGCGACACTGGCGCTCACGACGGCCAAGGGCGGCAAGCGCGTGCAGGGGCTCGAGGGCATGAAGCCAGGTGATGAGCGCGTCGTCTCCGGCGAGACCGAGGTCACGGTGACCGCCGTCCACGCACAGCATGGGCCGCGTGCCCTCGCTTCTGTGCTGGGCCCGGTCATCGGCTTCGTCGTGCGCGCCGACGGCTGGCCCACTGTTTACTTCTCCGGCGATAACTCTTCCGTCGCGGTGGCGGGACGGATCGCTTCCGAGCACCCCGACGTGGGGGTGGCGCTGCTCTGCATGGGGTCCGCCAAGGTGACCAGCAGGGGCACGGCGCCGCTCACCCTGGATGCCGCTCGGGCCGCACGTGTGGCAGCTCTATGGCCAAGCGCGACGATCGTGCCCATTCACGTGGACGGTTGGGCTCACTTCACTCAGTTGCGTGCCGACACTGCCGCCGAACTCGAGCGGCGCGGACTTGGTGCGCGCACCGTCAATCTGGCGCCCGGCGTTGCTACCGAGGTGAGCGCCTAG
- a CDS encoding helix-turn-helix domain-containing protein codes for MNSAQEPTGAPTDALVANVFARACTSRSALEDVTGKWSSLALLALGEGSHRFGELRRQVDGVSEKMLSQTLRALERDGMVNRTVVSAMPPRVDYELTDLGRQIASALRGMADVLEGAVPQITAARERYDAEG; via the coding sequence GTGAACTCAGCCCAGGAGCCGACCGGCGCCCCGACGGACGCACTCGTCGCCAACGTCTTCGCGCGCGCGTGCACGTCCCGTTCTGCTCTCGAGGACGTCACCGGAAAGTGGTCTTCCCTCGCCCTCTTGGCACTCGGGGAGGGCAGTCACCGCTTCGGTGAACTGCGGCGCCAAGTGGACGGCGTGAGCGAGAAGATGCTGTCCCAGACGCTGCGCGCGCTGGAGCGAGACGGCATGGTGAATCGCACGGTGGTGAGCGCCATGCCACCTCGCGTGGACTACGAGCTCACGGACCTCGGCAGGCAGATCGCTTCGGCCCTTCGCGGTATGGCCGACGTGCTTGAGGGTGCCGTGCCGCAGATCACGGCGGCGCGCGAACGTTACGACGCGGAAGGCTAG
- a CDS encoding MmcQ/YjbR family DNA-binding protein has product MEALVPAVDDWIAAVLDSLPGAAVVPYPDWGSQTFQVGGKHFGRVGEDPSGRRIVTVKGDADENVALAQEYEGVTPGYYANKRLWISLALDADVPRAVVEEALRTGYAIVRASLTKKVQAELGG; this is encoded by the coding sequence ATGGAAGCCCTCGTTCCCGCCGTCGACGACTGGATCGCCGCCGTTCTCGACAGCCTTCCTGGCGCCGCCGTCGTTCCGTACCCCGATTGGGGATCGCAAACCTTCCAAGTGGGAGGAAAGCACTTTGGGAGAGTCGGCGAGGATCCCAGCGGCAGGCGCATCGTGACGGTCAAGGGCGACGCCGACGAGAACGTTGCGTTGGCGCAGGAGTACGAGGGCGTGACGCCCGGCTACTACGCGAACAAGCGCTTGTGGATCTCGCTAGCTCTGGATGCCGACGTGCCGCGCGCGGTCGTCGAGGAGGCGCTGCGTACGGGCTACGCGATCGTGCGCGCTTCGCTCACCAAGAAGGTGCAGGCAGAGCTCGGCGGCTGA